A genomic window from Betta splendens chromosome 17, fBetSpl5.4, whole genome shotgun sequence includes:
- the mbnl1 gene encoding muscleblind-like protein 1 isoform X12: MAMNIAHMRDTKWLTLEVCREFQRGTCSRSDQECKFAHPAKSCQVDNGRVIACFDSLKGRCSRENCKYLHPPPHLKTQLEINGRNNLIQQKNMAMLAQQMQLANAMMPGTQLPPMPMFSVTPGLATNASAAAAAAAAFNPYLSPVSPGLMPPEILPSTPVLMASSPTVSQVPNAAAAAAQKLLRTDRLEVCREYQRGNCSRGENDCRFAHPADSTMIDNNDNTVTVCMDYIKGRCSREKCKYFHPPAHLQAKIKAAQHQVNQATAAAAMTQSAVKSLKRPLDATFDLGIGPSVMAPLPKRAALDKANGASAVFNTGMLQYQQALASMQFQQQAAFLPSDSNNICRSSE; encoded by the exons atggcaatgaACATAGCACATATGCGTGACACAAAGTGGCTCACGCTAGAGGTATGTAGGGAGTTCCAGAGGGGCACGTGTTCACGCTCAGACCAGGAGTGCAAGTTTGCTCATCCGGCCAAGAGCTGTCAGGTGGACAATGGACGGGTCATAGCTTGCTTCGACTCACTCAAG GGCCGCTGTTCCAGGGAGAACTGCAAATATCTGCACCCTCCTCCGCACCTAAAGACCCAGCTGGAGATCAATGGCAGGAACAacctgatccagcagaagaatATGGCCATGCTGGCCCAGCAGATGCAGCTCGCCAACGCCATGATGCCCGGCACGCAGCTACCACCTATG CCTATGTTCTCTGTGACGCCAGGCCTGGCCACCAACGCCagtgctgcagcggctgcagctgcagcctttaaTCCCTACCTGAGCCCCGTGTCACCAGGCCTGATGCCCCCAGAGATCCTTCCCAGCACCCCTGTCCTCATGGCCTCCAGTCCCACTGTCAGCCAAGTCcccaacgctgctgctgctgcagcccagaAACTGCTGAGAACAGACAGACTTGAG GTGTGCCGGGAGTATCAGAGGGGAAACTGCTCCCGGGGCGAGAACGACTGCCGCTTCGCCCACCCCGCAGACAGCACCATGATCGACAACAACGACAACACCGTCACCGTGTGCATGGACTACATCAAGGGCCGGTGCTCCCGCGAAAAGTGCAAGTACTTCCACCCCCCGGCGCATCTGCAGGCCAAAATCAAGGCTGCCCAGCACCAGGTGAACCAGGCCACAGCCGCCGCGGCCATG ACTCAGTCGGCTGTCAAATCACTGAAGCGACCCCTCGACGCAACCTTTGACCTG GGCATCGGCCCTAGTGTCATGGCTCCCCTGCCAAAGCGGGCAGCCCTGGACAAGGCCAACGGGGCCTCTGCCGTGTTTAACACCGGCATGCTCCAGTACCAACAGGCT
- the mbnl1 gene encoding muscleblind-like protein 1 isoform X13: MAMNIAHMRDTKWLTLEVCREFQRGTCSRSDQECKFAHPAKSCQVDNGRVIACFDSLKGRCSRENCKYLHPPPHLKTQLEINGRNNLIQQKNMAMLAQQMQLANAMMPGTQLPPMPMFSVTPGLATNASAAAAAAAAFNPYLSPVSPGLMPPEILPSTPVLMASSPTVSQVPNAAAAAAQKLLRTDRLEVCREYQRGNCSRGENDCRFAHPADSTMIDNNDNTVTVCMDYIKGRCSREKCKYFHPPAHLQAKIKAAQHQVNQATAAAAMGIGPSVMAPLPKRAALDKANGASAVFNTGMLQYQQALASMQFQQQAAFLPSDSNNICRSSE; the protein is encoded by the exons atggcaatgaACATAGCACATATGCGTGACACAAAGTGGCTCACGCTAGAGGTATGTAGGGAGTTCCAGAGGGGCACGTGTTCACGCTCAGACCAGGAGTGCAAGTTTGCTCATCCGGCCAAGAGCTGTCAGGTGGACAATGGACGGGTCATAGCTTGCTTCGACTCACTCAAG GGCCGCTGTTCCAGGGAGAACTGCAAATATCTGCACCCTCCTCCGCACCTAAAGACCCAGCTGGAGATCAATGGCAGGAACAacctgatccagcagaagaatATGGCCATGCTGGCCCAGCAGATGCAGCTCGCCAACGCCATGATGCCCGGCACGCAGCTACCACCTATG CCTATGTTCTCTGTGACGCCAGGCCTGGCCACCAACGCCagtgctgcagcggctgcagctgcagcctttaaTCCCTACCTGAGCCCCGTGTCACCAGGCCTGATGCCCCCAGAGATCCTTCCCAGCACCCCTGTCCTCATGGCCTCCAGTCCCACTGTCAGCCAAGTCcccaacgctgctgctgctgcagcccagaAACTGCTGAGAACAGACAGACTTGAG GTGTGCCGGGAGTATCAGAGGGGAAACTGCTCCCGGGGCGAGAACGACTGCCGCTTCGCCCACCCCGCAGACAGCACCATGATCGACAACAACGACAACACCGTCACCGTGTGCATGGACTACATCAAGGGCCGGTGCTCCCGCGAAAAGTGCAAGTACTTCCACCCCCCGGCGCATCTGCAGGCCAAAATCAAGGCTGCCCAGCACCAGGTGAACCAGGCCACAGCCGCCGCGGCCATG GGCATCGGCCCTAGTGTCATGGCTCCCCTGCCAAAGCGGGCAGCCCTGGACAAGGCCAACGGGGCCTCTGCCGTGTTTAACACCGGCATGCTCCAGTACCAACAGGCT